From the Anguilla rostrata isolate EN2019 chromosome 12, ASM1855537v3, whole genome shotgun sequence genome, the window ATTGcttcatttgagtcattttttGGCAGTATTAACAATGCTGTAAATGAACATTGATGGTCATTGCCTACCATGACCACATGTGGGTATCTCTGGTTGTAAGGAAAAGGGTCATTGAGCTGATACTGCTTCCTGCTGACTGAAGACAGGGACCATGGGAATTGTAgtcaatttttaaatgaaaatggggTTTTCTCTAGGGTGGTTTtctatatttcattttacacGAAAGTAAAAAGTTCACTGTGGTATGTACTGCTGTAGTGTTcattaatgtaacattttttgattttttttttttttgcttgaactAACTTAATTTTCAGTGCAGTTTTTGTCATGTTGTCAACACTGTCTCTTTAGACAGGCTGAGAGGTGATAGCTCCCCAGCTCCAAAGACCCAATCCAattctgtctctcgctctctctttctctctctctctcctttctccagtTACACAATGTTCCCTGCTAACCTTCTGATCCTGATGGTCCTGCTGCTACCTCAAATCCCGTCAGGTCACCAGGGGGGCCCGCCACCACCCCCTCTGCAGCCCGGCCTGGCCCAGTCCATCCAGAACCTCTTGCTGACCCGACTGGGCCTGCGGTCCCGGCCGACGCCCCGCCCCGGCACCCACGTACCCCAGTACCTGCTGGACCTGTACCGCTTCCACTCCCAGCAGTACCACCTGGTCCAGGACCCGCTGTTCACCTTCCCTGAGCAACATGTGCAGGGCGCCAACACCGTGCGAAGCTTTCACCACCTGGGTATGCACCTGAGTTCCAACCCAATTATAGCATGCCACGGCACCACAGGCCAGGTAGTCACTGCAATCCCAGCAGAATTAGCACTTGTTGTCCTGAGGAAATTAGCAGTCCTACGCTGATACAATATCAGCCATGGATTACACATATCAGTTGGAGTCTGACCCTGTGGTGTATTCTGGGTAATttgctttacatttacatgcatcaaaatggctgccttagAAACACTGGATTCGGATACATTGAGAGAAGTAAATATCTTGTGAATCGAATGCGCAAGCAGCTGTCTGCCATACTCTGTTTGATGTAGTTTTGTATGACTCAGGGTTTTcacaacaaaacattacacaGTGCTGGATTCAGCCGTTATGTCTTGAAAGAGGGCTGCCCTCATAATCAAACATTGTTCCGTTTTTATGTGATACTAGGAATTCATGAGAGCCAGTGTATTTCTGTAAGACACGGAAAACCCAGAGAAAGTTTTTTGTTGAAAGTACCACATATTTGTAAATCAGCCCTGTAAAGGGAGAATATGTGCTGTACATTGTGAACTGTATGGCCAACTAATAACTTTCCCGGGCACTCACCTCCAGATTCTTAATATACTGTCAAAACTGCTGGAACTTTTTTTAAGCCAAGTACCACTGGCTTTAAACAAGGATCACTAGGTCCTTCAGAGAACAACCTCAGAAAAAGttgtggaaattaattttttataaaatgtattgcaaatAACGAGCAGATTAATTGATAATAGTACTACTTTTGGTCCATCGTGGGCCCATTTAGGGACCGATACTGAGAACTAGTTCTTCATTTTAAAGCTAGAAACCCTACAATTCTGATAATTGTGAAGTGAATATGCCAGTGTAcctacaaaataatataaatgaacaattaataataaaatttaagtaCAATGTCAGAGCAATGGTACTATTTCCAACTTGAGTTAAAAAGTCTTTATTTAATAATGCCACCAATGGCATTCTTAACCACCTATGTACTCTTGCTGTGCTCCCTTCTACTGGTATTAAATTAAAGTATTATTATAATAGCATAATAAGAACGTGTAATATGTTGATTCTGATTTGTGTCTTcggcttctctcctctctcagatgCAGAAggtccctcccccctcccccacagcgaGTCGGGGACAGTCGACCGTGTCCACATCTTCTTCAACGTGTCCTCCATCCCCAAGGATGAGCGTGTCACCTCCGCCGAGCTCCGCCTCCAGCGGCGAGGGGCGGGCCGGGAGGCCGGCGCGCACAGAGTCGACCTGTACGTCACCGGGGACCATGGCGACGGCGCTCCCCTGCTGATGGAGTCCCGCGTCCTCGCAGAGGCGGACGAGGACGAGGCCTCTGAGTCCTGGGAGAGCTTCgggctgacctctgacctgctgGAGCGAGCCGCCGGCCGGGCGGACCACCTGGGCTTCCTGCTGGAAATCACCCCCCTCAACGCCACTCTCTTCcgcggggtcagaggtcaaggtcAAGGGGAACGGCTGAGGGTGCGCCGCTCCACCGGGCAGAAGGAGCACAGCTGGGCGCGAGAGAGACCCCTGCTGGTGACGTACAGCCACGACGGGCGCGGGCagccgctggccccgcccccgggccgCCTGGAGAGGGCCTTCCCGGCTGAGcggctgaggaagaggaggagggggagcacGAGCCGGGAAATGGGccgacgggggcggggcagggtgcaGAGCAGGGTGAGGCGGAACGGCGGCCTGGCGGCGAAGCTGAGGCGCCTCTCGCGGGCCCGCTGCCGCCGCCACCCGCTCTACGTGGACTTCAACGACGTGGGCTGGAACAAATGGATCGTGGCGCCCAGCGGCTACCATGCCTTTTTCTGCCTGGGGGAGTGCCGGTTCCCCCTGGCCGACCACATGAACTCGTCCAGCCACGCCATGGTGCAGACGCTGGTCAACTCGGTCAACGGCGCCGTGCCCAGGGCCTGCTGCGTGCCCACCGCCCTCAGCCCCATCGCCATGCTCTACCTGGACCAGCACGACCGCGTCGTCCTCAAGAACTACGAGGACATGGTGGTGGAAGGCTGCGGTTGCCGGTAGCAACTGCAGAGAGCGAGGttttggtggggaggggggtggcaccctctctccatctgtgaTCGCGAGGAATGCCTTCCCACAATCGCCCGCTCCTGAgcatcccctccccctccccctccccctccccttcccctgcaGGTGTCCTGCATGACTCACCCTGATGTGGGAGTGGCCGTAGTCACGGGCTGTATCTTGTGTTGTGCTTTGTTTAGCGTCCTGTACAAACGGTAACCCTGtctcgctctgtgtgtgtgtgtgtgagtgtgtgtccctgtgtgtccgTGCAGCCTCGTCGTTACCCTGCGATTTCCTGTGAGTCATCCTCCCAAACCTCATCGCACAGCCGCTCGCGGTCGACTCGGTTTAAGAGACCTGACTGGACGCGACGCTCCTCTTTCAGGGACGGCCCAAACTGATGGGTATCGCTGCGGCATGTGCCCATCTCACACCACCACCTCAAGCAGCTTCTGGCTCG encodes:
- the bmp16 gene encoding bone morphogenetic protein 16; protein product: MFPANLLILMVLLLPQIPSGHQGGPPPPPLQPGLAQSIQNLLLTRLGLRSRPTPRPGTHVPQYLLDLYRFHSQQYHLVQDPLFTFPEQHVQGANTVRSFHHLDAEGPSPLPHSESGTVDRVHIFFNVSSIPKDERVTSAELRLQRRGAGREAGAHRVDLYVTGDHGDGAPLLMESRVLAEADEDEASESWESFGLTSDLLERAAGRADHLGFLLEITPLNATLFRGVRGQGQGERLRVRRSTGQKEHSWARERPLLVTYSHDGRGQPLAPPPGRLERAFPAERLRKRRRGSTSREMGRRGRGRVQSRVRRNGGLAAKLRRLSRARCRRHPLYVDFNDVGWNKWIVAPSGYHAFFCLGECRFPLADHMNSSSHAMVQTLVNSVNGAVPRACCVPTALSPIAMLYLDQHDRVVLKNYEDMVVEGCGCR